A genomic region of Runella rosea contains the following coding sequences:
- a CDS encoding anthranilate phosphoribosyltransferase → MNTALAKGIKQAGIGKHGSKPLSSELVEECLQELHGGQSNDLQKGAFFGALMMKGPTEAELKLEAYIGKHAFANPVFFLNKLCPDLPQHLFPIGVKLLNGKSLQVSEAHQLGDFLMSDELCETFRGMAVSILRVRYETNDEYQGLHNAVMSTYAPGFQRHVKTKFPIVQLAEPFDGVEHSYMITPLLAYFFQERNYNAVTAIGRSSGPKYTFNSHDLYLYLGSWLLADNHELLEMNPTFGWVLDQKALSPPLDKWVERRRTTIKRPFLATLEKVLNPCGARILVTSVFHITYQMKMAELALMAGFDGVMVLKRGLEGSLAPATSKASGLLCAVRNSNGHLFFTRLEHDFPAFEQFRTETDDEIASPTAEINAALIRKYLHNGRTDYADFDNRVNFAKALYMRGLDWIESQIGY, encoded by the coding sequence TTGAATACTGCGCTGGCCAAAGGAATTAAGCAGGCGGGTATTGGCAAGCATGGTAGCAAGCCACTCTCTTCAGAGTTGGTGGAAGAGTGTTTGCAGGAATTGCACGGTGGTCAGTCTAATGACCTACAGAAAGGAGCGTTTTTTGGCGCCTTGATGATGAAAGGCCCCACTGAGGCAGAACTCAAACTGGAAGCATACATTGGCAAGCACGCCTTTGCTAACCCCGTTTTTTTTCTCAATAAGCTGTGTCCTGATTTACCCCAGCACCTCTTTCCGATTGGCGTAAAGTTGTTGAACGGAAAATCGTTGCAGGTATCGGAGGCACATCAGTTGGGTGACTTCCTGATGTCTGATGAACTGTGTGAAACTTTTCGGGGGATGGCAGTCAGCATTTTGCGGGTGCGTTATGAAACAAATGACGAATACCAAGGCTTGCACAATGCCGTCATGAGTACGTATGCTCCGGGTTTTCAGCGGCACGTCAAAACGAAGTTTCCGATTGTTCAATTGGCGGAGCCTTTCGATGGTGTAGAGCATTCTTATATGATTACGCCTTTGCTAGCGTATTTTTTTCAAGAACGAAATTACAATGCCGTCACGGCCATCGGACGCTCTTCTGGGCCGAAGTATACTTTCAATTCCCACGATCTATATCTTTATTTGGGCAGTTGGCTGCTGGCCGATAATCATGAGTTGTTGGAAATGAATCCGACGTTTGGGTGGGTGCTTGACCAAAAAGCATTATCTCCCCCGTTGGACAAGTGGGTGGAGCGCCGCCGGACCACCATCAAGCGTCCGTTTTTGGCCACCCTCGAAAAAGTCTTAAATCCTTGCGGAGCCCGTATTTTAGTGACGTCGGTATTTCATATTACGTATCAGATGAAGATGGCGGAGTTGGCCCTGATGGCAGGATTTGATGGGGTAATGGTGCTGAAACGTGGGCTAGAAGGCAGCCTTGCGCCTGCTACTTCCAAAGCAAGCGGGTTGCTGTGTGCGGTACGTAATTCAAACGGTCACTTATTTTTTACTCGTTTGGAGCATGATTTTCCCGCGTTTGAACAATTCCGCACAGAAACCGACGACGAAATAGCATCGCCTACGGCCGAAATAAATGCTGCTTTGATTCGAAAATACTTGCACAACGGGCGTACTGATTACGCCGATTTTGATAACCGGGTAAACTTCGCCAAAGCCCTGTATATGCGTGGCTTAGATTGGATTGAAAGCCAGATTGGGTATTGA
- a CDS encoding alginate export family protein has product MKKPLHVKCFGAVLLIFALSKTTHAQLSLQGQLRTRTEIRDGVGNLAKTGTKPAAFTSQRTSLIFGYKWDRLTFGVNVRDVRVWGQDAASINNTDGSKLFLHEAWAEVILANSADTTLKFKAFDNLSLKIGRQELIYDDVRLLGNLDWLQQGRRFDMALLKAMKNGWQIDLGAAFNQNSDAFGRAGTFYAAGNAPTTVANSKGAFVSIPTDFIPTSGKGGAPVLASPLSTNGQNQMFKSMQMLYVSRKFGQTKFSGLFFKDDFQKYRIDSLGSTANGVVYGRRYDVEGVNSRITYGAMLTGLIGNASSKLGKIAWQAFAYKQGGKNRDGQSLSAHHYGANVSIQKGKFSFGPGYEILSGNNTISPDGKDHRFDPLYGTPHKHWGYMDYFYVGTGAPAGGLGNAFFKTKYVANPNLYFTFDIHNFALANDMKNVLDAAGGKISRQLGNEFDFIINYNLNKFTNIELGYCYLQGSNSLEYAKLGTMDKAKHSANWAYLMLNIRPDFFYTKPVAIKQ; this is encoded by the coding sequence ATGAAAAAACCATTACACGTCAAGTGCTTTGGCGCGGTTCTTTTAATCTTTGCGTTAAGCAAAACTACTCATGCGCAACTTTCGTTGCAAGGTCAACTCCGAACACGAACTGAAATTAGAGATGGAGTAGGCAATCTTGCCAAAACAGGTACAAAGCCTGCGGCCTTCACTTCCCAACGCACCAGCCTTATCTTTGGCTACAAATGGGATCGACTAACGTTTGGTGTAAACGTTCGTGATGTAAGGGTCTGGGGCCAAGACGCCGCTTCCATCAATAATACCGATGGCTCAAAGTTATTTTTACACGAAGCTTGGGCCGAAGTCATTCTGGCCAACAGCGCCGATACCACCCTCAAATTCAAGGCATTCGACAACTTATCTCTTAAAATAGGACGTCAGGAGTTAATCTATGACGATGTACGTTTGCTCGGCAATTTGGACTGGCTCCAGCAAGGGCGGCGGTTTGACATGGCACTGCTCAAAGCCATGAAAAACGGTTGGCAAATTGATTTGGGCGCAGCATTCAACCAAAATTCCGACGCCTTTGGCCGAGCGGGTACTTTCTACGCGGCGGGCAATGCACCCACCACGGTCGCCAATTCCAAAGGCGCTTTTGTGAGTATTCCGACCGATTTTATTCCGACTTCAGGTAAGGGCGGCGCACCCGTGTTGGCATCTCCACTCAGTACCAACGGCCAAAATCAAATGTTCAAATCCATGCAAATGCTTTATGTAAGCCGTAAATTTGGACAAACAAAATTCTCGGGCCTCTTCTTCAAAGACGATTTTCAGAAGTACCGTATAGACAGCCTCGGTAGCACCGCCAACGGCGTAGTGTATGGCCGCAGGTACGACGTAGAGGGCGTCAATAGTCGCATTACTTACGGAGCCATGCTTACGGGATTGATTGGAAATGCTTCTTCAAAATTAGGTAAAATTGCTTGGCAGGCGTTTGCTTACAAGCAGGGCGGCAAAAATCGCGACGGCCAAAGCCTGAGCGCGCACCACTACGGGGCCAATGTTTCGATTCAAAAAGGCAAATTCTCCTTTGGGCCAGGCTATGAAATCCTTTCGGGCAACAACACCATTTCGCCCGATGGCAAAGATCACCGGTTTGACCCGCTGTACGGCACTCCGCACAAACACTGGGGCTACATGGATTATTTCTACGTAGGTACTGGCGCACCCGCTGGTGGTTTAGGAAATGCTTTTTTCAAGACAAAGTACGTGGCTAATCCTAACTTATACTTCACCTTCGATATTCACAATTTTGCCTTGGCCAATGACATGAAAAACGTCTTGGACGCCGCAGGAGGCAAAATCAGTCGTCAGCTGGGCAACGAATTTGATTTTATCATTAACTACAACCTCAACAAGTTCACTAACATAGAATTAGGCTATTGCTATCTACAAGGCTCCAATAGCCTCGAATATGCAAAATTGGGAACGATGGACAAAGCCAAACACAGTGCCAATTGGGCCTATTTGATGCTCAATATTCGCCCCGATTTCTTCTATACAAAACCCGTAGCGATTAAACAATAA